Proteins from a genomic interval of Lacticaseibacillus pabuli:
- the cdaA gene encoding diadenylate cyclase CdaA, which translates to MSEIIHNILTWTTLSDLVDIVVVWYLLYRLIMLLRGTKAVQLFRGILVIAVVRIIAWYARLSVVGWLIDQIINWSVVAIVIIFQPEIRRGLEHIGRGSFFLRGQDSAREQEIKMVGELDKAIQYMSKRRIGALITIQRNTGLEEYIETGITMDAAITGELLINTFIPNTPLHDGAVIIRDNRIAVAAAYLPLSESSAIPKNLGTRHRAAVGISEVTDAVTIVVSEETGGVTITNNSHFMVDLSRDDYLKFLNAQLVSPEQERRNPWQEFWHGFTKKGAKK; encoded by the coding sequence ATGTCTGAAATAATTCACAACATACTTACATGGACGACCCTGTCCGACTTAGTTGACATCGTCGTCGTTTGGTACCTGCTCTACCGGCTGATTATGCTGCTGCGGGGCACCAAGGCCGTGCAGCTCTTTCGCGGGATTCTGGTCATCGCGGTTGTGCGGATTATTGCGTGGTACGCACGACTGAGCGTTGTTGGCTGGTTGATTGATCAAATTATTAACTGGTCGGTCGTGGCGATTGTCATTATTTTCCAACCCGAAATTCGGCGTGGCCTGGAGCACATCGGGCGCGGCAGTTTCTTCTTGCGCGGGCAAGATAGTGCGCGTGAACAGGAAATCAAGATGGTGGGTGAACTTGATAAGGCCATCCAGTACATGAGCAAGCGCCGCATTGGGGCACTCATTACCATTCAGCGGAACACCGGTCTTGAAGAGTACATCGAAACTGGGATTACGATGGATGCCGCCATTACCGGCGAGCTCCTCATCAACACCTTTATTCCGAACACGCCGCTGCATGATGGGGCGGTCATTATTCGGGACAACCGCATCGCCGTTGCGGCCGCATACTTGCCACTGTCCGAGTCGAGCGCGATTCCCAAGAACCTGGGGACGCGGCACCGCGCGGCGGTCGGGATTAGTGAAGTGACCGACGCGGTAACCATTGTCGTGTCCGAAGAAACCGGTGGGGTCACCATCACGAACAATAGCCACTTCATGGTGGACTTGTCTCGTGATGATTACCTGAAGTTCTTGAACGCACAATTGGTTTCACCTGAACAGGAGCGCCGCAACCCGTGGCAGGAATTCTGGCACGGCTTTACGAAGAAGGGGGCTAAGAAATGA
- a CDS encoding ABC transporter substrate-binding protein/permease: MKKLKLWFFLLALMCGVAVSGAQVHAAAKTDPALTRIKKEGKVRIGLSPDYAPYEFHSTVNGKDKIVGFDVTMDRLIAKRLGVKVQLVEMSNDALLPALESGKVDMVVSGITPTAERAKRVDFTIPYFDDPNVVLVQKGDKNKFKTLNDFSHAKIGAQITTIQEMQAKKYLKGSTVVSLKKVTDMAAQLSQKKLDGIVVPTTTAQSYMMQDKAFAISPARFPKGGSDSAVVLPKGSPVLKAKINHILRTEVIGKPLEHWKTQAIAQMTVKKSFIQEYGPYFLKGTGYTLGLAIIGVSLGFVLGTILALMKRSRLWLMRAIANVYIEFVRGTPLLIQVFIVFFGTQIIGLTVSGFVSGAIAMFLNSGAYVAEIIRSGLNAVPKGQAEAARSLGLSKWQTMQLIVLPQALRTILPALGNEFVSVIKEGSVISVIGVGELTFQTSVVQGASFRAFLPLMITAGIYFILTFGLTRVLNFTERGWAKTSA; the protein is encoded by the coding sequence ATGAAAAAGCTTAAATTATGGTTTTTCCTTTTGGCCTTGATGTGTGGGGTGGCGGTGAGCGGCGCCCAAGTGCACGCGGCTGCGAAAACGGACCCGGCGCTGACGCGGATTAAAAAGGAGGGCAAGGTCCGCATTGGTCTCTCGCCAGACTACGCCCCCTACGAATTTCACAGCACCGTCAACGGTAAGGATAAAATTGTCGGTTTCGACGTCACGATGGACCGCTTGATTGCCAAGCGCTTGGGTGTGAAGGTTCAGCTGGTTGAAATGAGCAACGATGCGCTACTGCCTGCCCTCGAATCCGGCAAGGTGGACATGGTCGTTTCTGGGATTACGCCAACAGCTGAACGGGCCAAGCGGGTGGACTTTACGATTCCGTACTTTGATGATCCAAACGTGGTGCTGGTACAGAAGGGTGACAAGAACAAGTTCAAAACCCTGAACGACTTTAGTCACGCCAAGATTGGTGCTCAGATTACCACCATTCAGGAGATGCAGGCTAAGAAGTACCTGAAGGGGTCGACGGTTGTCTCCCTGAAAAAGGTCACGGACATGGCGGCACAACTGAGCCAGAAGAAACTGGACGGGATTGTCGTGCCAACCACGACTGCCCAATCCTACATGATGCAGGATAAGGCGTTTGCAATATCGCCGGCGCGTTTTCCTAAGGGTGGCAGTGACTCCGCCGTTGTTTTGCCCAAGGGATCGCCGGTACTGAAGGCGAAAATCAACCATATTCTGCGCACCGAGGTGATCGGCAAGCCGCTGGAACACTGGAAGACGCAAGCCATCGCCCAGATGACCGTCAAAAAGAGCTTCATCCAGGAATATGGTCCTTACTTTTTGAAGGGGACGGGTTACACCCTGGGCCTCGCCATCATTGGGGTTTCGCTGGGCTTTGTTCTCGGCACCATCCTGGCACTCATGAAACGGTCTCGGTTGTGGCTCATGCGGGCCATTGCGAACGTCTACATCGAGTTTGTGCGGGGCACGCCGCTCTTGATTCAGGTTTTCATCGTGTTCTTTGGGACTCAGATTATTGGCCTAACCGTATCCGGCTTTGTGTCTGGTGCCATCGCCATGTTCCTCAATTCTGGGGCGTACGTCGCCGAAATCATCCGGTCGGGGCTGAACGCTGTTCCCAAGGGCCAAGCTGAAGCGGCACGGTCGCTGGGTCTCAGCAAGTGGCAAACCATGCAACTGATTGTGTTGCCACAAGCCTTGCGGACCATCCTGCCAGCGTTAGGCAATGAGTTCGTTTCGGTCATTAAGGAAGGCTCTGTCATCTCCGTTATCGGAGTTGGCGAGCTGACCTTCCAAACGTCCGTGGTGCAGGGCGCTTCTTTCCGGGCATTCCTGCCACTCATGATTACGGCTGGGATTTACTTCATTCTGACCTTTGGCTTAACCCGGGTGCTGAACTTTACCGAGCGCGGCTGGGCAAAAACAAGTGCTTAA
- the argH gene encoding argininosuccinate lyase: MAVKKMWGGRFTAVSPEFAQEFGASIDFDQAMAAEDIEGSIAHVTMLGSTGILPAGDVAKIKAGLEEIQQELADGTLPEFTIANEDIHMNIEAILTSKIGPVAGKLHTARSRNDQVATDFHLWVTHRLPEVVAAIDKLQGVLLKLADAHVETILPGTTHLQHAQPISLGHYFMSYFSMLQRDKERFQFNLKHASISPLGAAALAGTTFPIDRQQTADLLGFDEVYTNSLDAVSDRDFAIEYLSNSSMLMMHLSRLSEELIIWASYEYQYVELDDAYSTGSSIMPQKKNADYAELIRGKVGRVYGDLMSLMTVMKGLPLAYNKDMQEDKEGVFDATTTIMGSLHVMTGMLSTLHIKDANMEAAVQNDFSNATELADYLASKGLPFRQAHAVVGKLVLTGIQTHTPLQKMPLEQLQAASDLIDADVYHDLDPRVAVERRTSFGGTSFSSVKAQIKHGQTLLAEEDNEKA; the protein is encoded by the coding sequence ATGGCCGTTAAGAAAATGTGGGGAGGCCGCTTCACCGCGGTGAGTCCAGAGTTTGCACAGGAGTTTGGTGCTTCCATTGATTTTGATCAGGCAATGGCCGCCGAAGATATCGAGGGTTCCATCGCGCACGTCACGATGCTGGGCAGTACTGGAATTCTACCGGCTGGGGATGTGGCCAAAATTAAGGCCGGTCTCGAAGAAATTCAGCAGGAGTTGGCGGACGGGACGCTCCCTGAGTTCACGATTGCAAATGAAGACATTCATATGAACATTGAAGCCATTTTGACCAGCAAAATCGGGCCTGTTGCTGGCAAGCTGCACACCGCACGTTCGCGGAACGACCAGGTAGCGACTGATTTCCATTTATGGGTGACCCACCGCTTACCAGAAGTCGTGGCCGCTATCGACAAGTTGCAGGGCGTCCTTTTGAAGCTAGCGGATGCACACGTCGAAACGATTTTGCCAGGGACCACCCACTTGCAGCACGCGCAGCCAATCTCTTTGGGTCATTACTTTATGTCCTACTTCAGCATGTTGCAGCGCGATAAGGAACGTTTCCAGTTCAACCTGAAGCATGCGTCCATCTCCCCACTCGGTGCAGCGGCACTTGCGGGAACAACCTTCCCCATTGACCGTCAGCAAACCGCGGACTTGCTAGGCTTTGACGAGGTTTACACCAACTCGCTGGATGCGGTGTCCGATCGCGATTTTGCCATCGAATATCTGAGTAACAGCAGTATGCTCATGATGCACTTGTCCCGTTTGTCTGAAGAATTGATCATCTGGGCTTCCTACGAATACCAGTATGTTGAGCTGGATGATGCCTATTCCACCGGTTCATCCATCATGCCGCAGAAAAAGAACGCCGATTATGCCGAACTAATTCGCGGTAAGGTCGGACGGGTGTACGGGGATTTGATGAGCCTGATGACCGTCATGAAGGGCCTGCCGCTTGCCTACAATAAGGACATGCAGGAGGACAAAGAGGGCGTGTTTGACGCCACCACCACCATCATGGGCAGCTTGCACGTGATGACAGGGATGCTCAGTACCTTACACATCAAAGATGCCAACATGGAGGCCGCCGTGCAGAATGACTTTAGTAACGCGACCGAATTGGCGGATTACTTGGCTAGCAAGGGCTTGCCATTCCGGCAGGCGCACGCGGTCGTTGGCAAATTAGTTCTGACCGGCATTCAGACGCACACCCCGTTGCAGAAAATGCCCCTCGAGCAGTTGCAGGCCGCCAGCGATTTGATTGACGCTGACGTGTACCATGACCTAGATCCACGGGTGGCAGTTGAACGCCGCACGTCCTTTGGGGGCACGAGCTTTTCTTCCGTGAAGGCACAGATTAAACATGGTCAAACCTTACTTGCGGAGGAAGATAATGAAAAAGCTTAA
- a CDS encoding argininosuccinate synthase: protein MTKKIVLAYSGGLDTSVAIPWLIDKGYEVIAVTLNVGEVDKDIEFIKEKALKVGAIESYAIDGMAEFADDYVAPVIKGNLLYEGEYPLVSALSRPLIIKKLVDIAHENDAVAIAHGSTGKGNDQVRFEAAIHALDPDMAIEAPIRDFHWSREEEIEYAKEHNVPVPIGLKSPYSIDQNLWGRANEAGILENPWNQAPADAYELTVAPEEAPDEAEFVDLTFEKGLPVAVNGEKLPLWKLILKLNDMAGKHGVGRIDHIENRLVGIKSREIYEAPGAAVIMTAHKDLEDLTFERDLAHFKPIVEQQLTNMIYNGLWFSPLCDALNAFIDKSQEVVNGVVKVKLYKGTAVAVARQSKNSLYDESLATYTSADSFDQEAAAGFIKLWSLPTTVYSQVNGKTAKSTEQSK from the coding sequence ATGACTAAGAAAATTGTTTTGGCATATTCAGGCGGTTTGGACACATCCGTTGCAATCCCATGGCTCATCGATAAGGGCTACGAAGTGATTGCCGTCACCTTGAACGTGGGTGAAGTCGATAAGGACATTGAGTTCATCAAGGAAAAGGCACTGAAGGTGGGTGCGATTGAAAGCTACGCCATTGATGGCATGGCAGAATTCGCAGATGACTATGTCGCACCAGTTATTAAAGGAAATCTTCTATATGAAGGTGAATATCCTTTGGTCTCCGCATTGTCCCGGCCATTGATCATTAAGAAGCTCGTTGACATCGCCCATGAAAATGACGCGGTTGCCATCGCCCACGGGTCAACCGGTAAGGGGAATGACCAGGTTCGTTTCGAAGCTGCCATCCACGCCTTGGATCCTGACATGGCAATCGAAGCGCCCATTCGTGACTTCCACTGGTCCCGTGAAGAAGAAATTGAATACGCTAAGGAACACAACGTCCCAGTGCCAATTGGTCTGAAATCCCCATACTCCATTGACCAGAACCTCTGGGGTCGTGCTAACGAAGCCGGCATTCTTGAGAATCCTTGGAACCAGGCACCTGCCGATGCGTATGAACTGACGGTCGCACCTGAAGAAGCGCCTGATGAGGCCGAATTCGTTGATTTGACCTTCGAAAAGGGGCTGCCGGTTGCCGTGAACGGAGAAAAGTTGCCTCTCTGGAAGCTGATTCTGAAGCTGAATGACATGGCTGGCAAGCACGGTGTTGGCCGGATTGACCACATTGAAAACCGTCTGGTCGGCATCAAGTCCCGTGAAATTTACGAAGCCCCTGGTGCAGCCGTGATCATGACCGCCCACAAGGACCTCGAAGACCTGACGTTCGAACGTGACTTGGCCCACTTTAAGCCAATCGTTGAGCAGCAGCTCACCAACATGATTTACAACGGGCTCTGGTTCTCACCACTCTGCGACGCACTGAACGCCTTTATCGACAAGTCACAAGAGGTCGTTAACGGGGTTGTGAAGGTCAAGCTATACAAGGGTACGGCCGTCGCGGTTGCGCGTCAGTCCAAGAACTCCCTTTATGACGAAAGCTTGGCCACATACACTTCCGCCGATTCATTCGACCAGGAAGCCGCTGCCGGATTCATCAAGCTCTGGAGCCTGCCAACGACGGTGTACTCACAGGTAAACGGCAAGACTGCCAAGTCAACCGAACAAAGTAAGTAA
- the argF gene encoding ornithine carbamoyltransferase, with product MTTHFQGKSLLKEIDYTPKEFYTLIKLAEHLKYLKQHNIEHHYLAGKNIALMFAKTSTRTRSSFTVAAVDLGAHPEFLGASDIQFGKKESLIDTAKVLGSMYDGIEYRGFDQAVVDGLAEYSGVPVWNGLTDDWHPTQMLADFMTIDEVFGRIKGITLTYLGDARNNVANSLLVTGAMLGANIHLVGPKSLQPSQAIQDIAAKYAAESGAQLLITDDLAAGVKDSDVLYTDIWASMGEEDQWADRIKLLQPYQLNMAAVKATGNPDTIVMHDLPAYHDLNTKLAQDIHAKFGLTELEITDEVFNAPFAKQFQEAENRMHTIKAIMAASLGNLFIPALPEIK from the coding sequence ATGACGACACATTTTCAGGGTAAGTCCCTATTAAAGGAAATCGACTACACGCCCAAAGAGTTTTACACCCTCATCAAACTGGCAGAACACCTCAAATACTTAAAGCAGCACAACATTGAACACCATTACTTAGCCGGCAAGAACATTGCCTTAATGTTTGCCAAGACATCAACCCGGACGCGTTCTTCCTTTACTGTCGCCGCCGTTGATCTCGGCGCGCATCCCGAATTTCTCGGTGCGAGTGATATTCAGTTTGGCAAAAAGGAATCTCTCATTGATACCGCAAAAGTCTTGGGGTCCATGTATGACGGCATCGAATACCGGGGCTTTGACCAAGCCGTGGTCGATGGCCTTGCCGAATATTCCGGGGTTCCCGTATGGAATGGCCTGACGGACGACTGGCATCCCACGCAAATGCTCGCCGACTTCATGACGATTGATGAAGTCTTCGGCCGCATCAAGGGCATCACCCTCACCTACCTGGGGGATGCGCGGAACAACGTGGCCAACTCCCTGCTGGTCACGGGTGCCATGCTCGGGGCCAACATCCATCTGGTTGGGCCTAAGAGTCTGCAACCGAGTCAGGCAATCCAGGATATTGCAGCCAAGTATGCGGCCGAATCCGGTGCTCAGCTCTTGATTACCGACGATCTGGCAGCGGGTGTTAAGGACAGCGACGTGCTGTACACCGATATTTGGGCATCCATGGGTGAAGAGGACCAATGGGCAGACCGAATCAAGTTGCTACAGCCCTACCAGTTGAACATGGCGGCCGTTAAAGCCACGGGCAACCCCGACACCATCGTGATGCACGATTTGCCCGCTTACCATGATTTGAACACCAAATTGGCCCAGGACATCCACGCAAAATTTGGCCTGACTGAGCTGGAAATCACGGATGAGGTCTTTAACGCCCCATTTGCCAAGCAGTTTCAGGAAGCTGAAAACCGCATGCACACGATTAAAGCCATCATGGCCGCATCACTGGGCAACCTGTTCATCCCCGCATTGCCGGAGATTAAGTAG